A genomic stretch from Deltaproteobacteria bacterium includes:
- a CDS encoding tetratricopeptide repeat protein codes for MADWQEHYELGKKTFRENNYAEALVHLEKVVKEKATFADIHNMLGIIYYNANRNDEAIRAFSQAIRLNPRYTEASLNLAVVYNELGQFDKAQEVYALAKTSVAEPDKSAKDKDAYLDPYVKGKLANMHAELGNIYKDVGRYDEAVYEYGMALKLRPDFVDIKVALGTVYRDTKEIGKAIKCFKDAIDIRKEYWPAYVQLGLTHYTSGDEGSAKEEWLKVLSKNPGHKLANMYLAMLDKKKK; via the coding sequence GCCGAAGCCCTTGTGCACCTTGAAAAGGTGGTGAAGGAGAAGGCGACCTTTGCCGACATCCATAACATGCTCGGCATCATTTACTATAACGCAAACCGCAACGACGAGGCCATAAGGGCCTTTTCCCAGGCCATCCGGCTAAATCCACGTTATACCGAAGCGTCTCTTAACCTGGCCGTTGTTTATAACGAGCTCGGGCAGTTCGACAAGGCGCAGGAGGTATATGCCCTGGCAAAGACCTCTGTAGCGGAACCTGATAAAAGCGCAAAGGATAAGGACGCATACCTTGACCCGTACGTGAAGGGCAAGCTCGCGAACATGCACGCTGAGCTCGGTAACATCTATAAGGACGTAGGGCGTTACGACGAGGCTGTTTATGAGTACGGCATGGCGCTTAAGCTTCGACCCGATTTTGTGGATATAAAGGTCGCCCTCGGTACCGTTTACAGGGACACAAAGGAGATAGGGAAGGCCATAAAGTGCTTCAAGGATGCCATAGATATCAGAAAAGAGTACTGGCCTGCGTACGTGCAGCTTGGGCTAACGCATTATACCTCCGGAGACGAGGGTAGCGCCAAGGAGGAGTGGCTAAAGGTGCTTAGCAAGAACCCGGGCCACAAGCTCGCCAATATGTACCTTGCCATGCTAGATAAGAAAAAGAAGTAA